The following proteins are encoded in a genomic region of Acidobacteriota bacterium:
- a CDS encoding glycosyltransferase family 39 protein, with protein sequence MSAGRPSEDPEASGRLLFAAALAAGALLRLILLGRPDLFAADEGRWAVGARNVLEGGAQVLAPGTTPLGDPAGTPILFPWLLSGMVRVFGAEEWAVRFPSAILGLVAAFVVERIVRRGWGQPAGHLAGAFVALFPPLVAASRVATVETTLVTLGFAGIIFGLRAFEEDIPWEGALSGVFFGLGFLAKGYAVALFLLPLLLALAARPRLFALGRTKRSLLFLFAAFFLVGGSHLLAVLLLRPDTFAFQVATAFGASEAAARTAALPTAFSADLLSILRPVFWFLPVTLLGVAFLWRNVGEDEIASGATGGDRRLAHGLLWGGYFVELVIVVVVAGRYRLSSIPVMPAIATLTGLGATAVVVSARARASRTTQRVAAGAMGALLVLGGIEAARRIRHDLLTHRTGARELAEQIAPAVASLSPRAVAFRAPEPDAVAFHLFRTGLAWNGEETPVSLDAETRGGLRCWAWREADAAPAAPSADARAWIAGHARDVTADVNARAGRTTGLAVFVPERAVPAPGASRP encoded by the coding sequence GTGTCCGCCGGGCGTCCGTCTGAAGATCCCGAAGCGTCCGGCCGCCTCCTCTTTGCGGCGGCGCTGGCGGCCGGGGCCCTGCTCCGGCTGATCCTCCTCGGGCGGCCGGACCTCTTCGCCGCCGACGAGGGCCGCTGGGCGGTCGGGGCGCGCAACGTCCTCGAGGGCGGCGCGCAGGTGCTCGCGCCGGGGACGACGCCGCTCGGGGACCCGGCCGGCACGCCGATCCTTTTCCCGTGGCTCCTCTCCGGGATGGTGCGCGTGTTCGGCGCCGAGGAGTGGGCCGTGCGGTTCCCGTCGGCGATCCTCGGCCTCGTCGCGGCCTTCGTCGTGGAGCGGATCGTGCGCCGCGGCTGGGGGCAGCCGGCGGGCCACCTCGCGGGCGCGTTCGTCGCGCTGTTCCCGCCTCTCGTCGCGGCCTCGCGCGTCGCGACCGTGGAGACGACGCTCGTGACGCTGGGCTTCGCCGGGATCATCTTCGGCCTGCGCGCGTTCGAGGAGGACATTCCGTGGGAGGGCGCGCTCTCCGGCGTCTTCTTCGGCCTCGGCTTCCTCGCGAAGGGGTACGCGGTCGCGCTCTTCCTCCTCCCGCTTCTCCTCGCGCTCGCCGCCCGCCCGCGCCTCTTCGCGCTCGGGCGCACGAAGCGCTCGCTGCTGTTCCTCTTCGCGGCGTTCTTCCTCGTGGGCGGGTCGCACCTGCTCGCCGTCCTTCTCCTGCGTCCCGACACGTTCGCGTTCCAGGTCGCGACGGCCTTCGGGGCCTCCGAGGCCGCGGCGCGGACCGCCGCGCTTCCGACGGCGTTCTCCGCCGACCTCCTGTCGATCCTCCGGCCCGTCTTCTGGTTCCTGCCGGTGACGCTCCTCGGCGTCGCGTTCCTCTGGCGGAACGTCGGCGAGGACGAGATCGCCTCGGGCGCGACCGGCGGGGACCGCCGGCTCGCGCACGGCCTCCTCTGGGGCGGCTACTTCGTCGAGCTCGTGATCGTCGTCGTGGTCGCGGGGCGCTACCGGCTTTCGTCGATCCCCGTCATGCCGGCCATCGCGACGCTGACGGGCCTCGGAGCCACCGCCGTCGTCGTCTCGGCGCGCGCGCGCGCCTCGCGGACGACGCAGCGCGTCGCGGCGGGCGCGATGGGCGCCCTCCTCGTCCTCGGCGGCATCGAGGCGGCGCGCCGGATCCGGCACGACCTCCTGACCCACCGGACCGGCGCGCGTGAGCTCGCCGAACAGATCGCGCCGGCGGTGGCGTCGCTGTCGCCGCGCGCGGTCGCGTTCCGCGCGCCCGAGCCCGACGCGGTGGCGTTCCACCTCTTCCGGACAGGCCTCGCGTGGAACGGAGAGGAGACACCCGTCTCGCTCGACGCCGAGACCCGCGGCGGCCTGCGTTGCTGGGCGTGGCGCGAGGCGGACGCCGCGCCCGCGGCGCCCTCCGCGGACGCGCGGGCGTGGATCGCCGGACACGCGCGGGACGTCACGGCCGACGTGAACGCCCGCGCGGGACGAACGACGGGGCTCGCCGTTTTCGTCCCGGAACGCGCCGTTCCCGCCCCGGGCGCCTCCCGGCCATAA
- a CDS encoding glycosyltransferase family 2 protein, giving the protein MPEPAGPPLTVTLIARDEEDRLPEALAAVAFAEEIVVVVDSATTDKTAEIAEAAGAHVLVRAFDGFGTQKNAAAALATHRWILSIDADEVVSPALAVEIRSRLAATVLEKSPPAAFRIPIRLEFLGRELHFGRDTVVRPARLYDRTRARFSEDPVHEKVVATGPVEALDESILHRSYRDLTHYLEKLDRYTTLAAEAKWAARKGAMPFLPVRVVWEFFDRAILRLGVLDGTAGLTFAALSSANTLVKYLKLRELEDAIARGERLPPANARVEDTAVLRIRALMRFR; this is encoded by the coding sequence ATGCCCGAGCCGGCCGGTCCGCCCCTCACGGTCACACTGATCGCGCGCGACGAGGAGGACCGCCTCCCCGAGGCGCTCGCCGCCGTGGCGTTCGCCGAGGAGATCGTCGTCGTCGTCGACTCCGCGACGACGGACAAGACCGCCGAGATCGCGGAGGCGGCCGGCGCGCACGTCCTCGTCCGCGCGTTCGACGGCTTCGGGACGCAGAAGAACGCGGCCGCCGCGCTCGCCACGCACCGCTGGATCCTCTCGATCGACGCCGACGAGGTCGTCTCGCCCGCCCTGGCGGTGGAGATCCGCTCCCGCCTCGCGGCCACGGTTTTGGAGAAGAGCCCGCCGGCCGCGTTCCGCATCCCGATCCGGCTCGAGTTCCTCGGGCGCGAGCTCCACTTCGGGCGCGATACGGTGGTGCGGCCGGCGCGCCTCTACGACCGCACGCGCGCGCGCTTTTCCGAGGACCCCGTGCACGAAAAAGTCGTCGCGACCGGCCCCGTCGAGGCCCTCGACGAGTCCATCCTCCACCGCTCGTACCGCGACCTCACGCACTACCTCGAGAAGCTCGACCGCTACACGACGCTCGCCGCGGAGGCGAAGTGGGCGGCCCGCAAGGGCGCCATGCCGTTCCTCCCCGTCCGCGTCGTCTGGGAGTTTTTCGACCGCGCGATCCTCAGGCTCGGGGTCCTCGACGGCACCGCGGGCCTCACGTTCGCGGCCCTCTCGTCCGCGAACACGCTGGTCAAGTACCTCAAGCTCCGCGAGCTCGAGGACGCCATCGCGCGCGGCGAACGCCTGCCTCCCGCGAATGCCCGCGTCGAGGACACGGCCGTCCTGCGCATCCGGGCGCTCATGCGGTTCCGCTGA
- a CDS encoding polysaccharide deacetylase family protein codes for MDGALAAALFAAGIGLSLRFNWWRPRRPGTPILMYHEVGPHRGGSKLNHWRVLPEDFARQLAHLARRGYRGAALRDLLDVPSADGKRAVLTFDDGYAGVLASALPLLGTHGFSATVFVVSGKLGGVNDWDGETPGDALLSADEVRALHAAGIEIGSHGATHRALPELSDADLTAEVAGSKAALEAVIGAPVVSFCYPYGAFDERSVEAVRAAGYRAATVIRGGIPPDLSDPFRLKRVAVRGTNTLLDFSLALTRGRSRL; via the coding sequence ATGGACGGCGCTCTCGCCGCCGCGCTCTTCGCCGCCGGGATCGGCCTCTCGCTGCGCTTCAACTGGTGGCGTCCGAGGCGCCCCGGCACGCCCATCCTCATGTACCACGAGGTCGGGCCGCACCGCGGGGGCTCGAAGCTCAACCACTGGCGCGTCCTCCCGGAAGACTTCGCGCGCCAGCTCGCCCACCTCGCGCGGCGCGGATATCGCGGCGCTGCGCTGCGCGACCTCCTCGACGTCCCCTCGGCGGACGGGAAGCGCGCGGTCCTCACGTTCGACGACGGCTATGCGGGCGTTCTCGCGAGCGCCCTCCCGCTCCTCGGGACCCACGGCTTCTCGGCCACGGTCTTCGTCGTCTCGGGAAAGCTCGGCGGCGTCAACGACTGGGACGGCGAGACGCCGGGCGACGCGCTCCTCTCGGCCGACGAAGTTCGCGCGCTCCATGCGGCCGGAATCGAGATCGGCTCCCATGGCGCCACGCATCGGGCCCTGCCGGAGCTCTCGGACGCCGACCTCACCGCCGAGGTCGCCGGGAGCAAGGCGGCACTCGAGGCCGTGATCGGCGCGCCCGTCGTCTCCTTCTGCTACCCGTACGGCGCGTTCGACGAACGCAGCGTCGAGGCCGTGCGCGCCGCTGGCTACCGCGCCGCCACCGTCATCCGCGGCGGCATCCCGCCCGACCTGTCCGACCCCTTCCGCCTCAAGCGTGTCGCCGTCCGCGGCACGAACACGCTTCTCGACTTCTCGCTCGCGCTCACGCGCGGGCGCTCGCGCCTCTAG